ACCTACACCATTACGGAGCAGGCAGTCTCCGGCTACTTCCTCATCGGCATAACCGGCGCCACCTCGTTCAACCTGAGTACGAGGACGGCCACCGTCACGCTGGTCGCAGGAGCCGCGGTCTCGTCGGCCACGGTCAGGTTCACCAACATGCAGAGCGGGACCATCACCATCATCAAGGACACGGTTCCGAACGGGCCGCAGGACTTCAGCTTCACGATGACGAGCGACTCGACTCAAACGACCTTCAATCTGGACGATGATGCTGATCCCACCCTCCTCAACTGGGCGCTCTTCGGTGGTCTCCTCCCTGGGACCTACACCATTACAGAGGCGCCAGTTGTTGACTACGTCCTCACTGGCATTGCCGGCGCCACGTCGTCCGACCTGGGCACAAGGACAGCCACCGTCACGCTGACCGTAAACATGCCCTCGGGCACGGTTACATTCACCAATGCGCTCGGCGTCCCGGGCATCCACCTGGTCAAGTCCGTGAATCCCACGGGGGCAGTCTTCCCGGGCACTCGCCTGACCTACACGCTGAGCTACAGCAATACCGGGACTGCGGGCACCATGCTGACCATCACCGACGTCCTGGACGGCTGGCTGGATGAGACAACCCTCAACGCTGGCTGGGGAGTGTACAACAACACAACCAGGACCATCACCTGGACTGTGTTGGTCCCCGCTGGAGCCAGTAGTGCCGTCACGTTCTCTGTGAACGTCCGGTCCGTCCTCGACATGTTCCTGATGATCTACAACACCGGTCTGTATAGTGCGACTCCTGGTGGCACGGGCCATTCGAATACAGTCGAGACACCGGTCCTGCCGATCGTCACAGTGCCCGTGGAGCCACCTGTGATCCCGCCGGCTCCACCCTCCATCATCATCGACGTCACGGCTCCGGAGCCTCTGTGCGTGGAAGCCTACCTGCCGTACCAGATCTGCTTCACGAACGGAGTCCCGCCCTACAAGTACACCGTGGACTTCGGTGACGGCACGCCGGTCATCACCGGGACGACATCGTCCTCGTGCGTGACGCTTGAGCACGCGTATCTGGAGCTCCGGCAGTATGCCTTCTCTGTTGTGGTCCGCGACAGCAAGGGCATGGAGAGCACACACACGGAGACCTTCACGCCCGTGGATTGCACCAAGAAGGTCGTCGTCTACCACCACAACTTCTTCATCGGGTACCCAAACGGCACGTTCCAGCCGGACGGCAACGTCACACGGGCTGAAGTGGCTGCCGCCATGTCACGCGCATTGGGCCTCGGCTGGACTACCGACCCATCCGGCTTCTCCGATCTGAAGGCGACCCACTGGGCATCCGGGTTCATCACGCTCATGACGCAGGAAGGCTTCATGACGGGCGACACTGATGGAACGTTCAGAGCGGACGACCCGATGACGCGCGCGGAAGCTGCCGCCGCGTTCCTGCGCATCGCAGGCATGTCTCCGGTCCTCAACCCTAGTTCGTCCTCCTTCAAGGATGTGCAGCCGATGTCCTGGTCAGCCGGGTATATCGAGGCGGCACGCACTGCCGGACTCCTCGCCGGCTATCCCGACAACACGTTCAGGCCCGCTGACCTCCTGTCCCGCGCTGAGTTTGCCACACTCGCAAGCAACGCGCTCGGCCGGGTACTGACCACCACGAATACACGAGTGAATCCACAGTACGAGGTGAAGTGGCCGGACGTGCCCGCTGACTTCTGGGCATACAACTACATCCTCGAGGTGTCGACGCCGCACACGGTCACTAACCCGACACGCCTGACACGTCTCATCACTCTGAAGAACCGAAAGATCCCGCTCTTCTCCGAAGGAAACAACGGCATCATCACCTTCCTGCGCGTGGGTGATACGATCACCGCCATCGTCCCGGTGGACGGACTCCAGGCGGACGGCTCTGATCCTGCTCCACGCCAGGTGAAGGTGCGCATCCTCAATCACGAGCGGCCATAAGGGACAAGCACAAGATCTGGCCAGCCGGTCTGCCCTTAGGGCAGACCGGCTTTGTATTGGACGGGAAGGTCCGCGTCGCGGTCGGACAGGAACTGCTTCAGCCGGCGATGCCGTCGGAAGTCCCGCAGTGCAGCAGTGTCAAGGGGCGCTCGGGGGTCGTGCCGCAGGCTCGCCAATTCACATTCAGGCAACGCTCCGCCACTGTACTCTCGGGGAGTCCGCCCACGCTCCTGACCTACACCTCACCCAAACCACTGAGACGCGATGTCCAGCTCAATGCTGGATGAAGACGGCGCCCAGTCGAAGCATTTGGCCGATGGGTCATCGCCGATCACCCTTGCACTGTCACAGTCCGACTAGCTTGATCCCACTCGACTTGCAGCCCAAGACTCTCTGCAACGAACCGGAGCGGCAAGAATGTGCGTCCGGAGATGATGATCGGGACCACCTTTGAGTCGGACGAATCGATCGCTTTCTGCACACCGTCGACATAACCCTGCCAGTTGCCAATCTGGAGATTGACCCCGTGACCATGCAGGTATGTGATAACCACGCGCAGCTCAGCATACCACTCGATGGTTCCACCAAACGCTTCCACGATGGCGCGAATGGGAATCAGCGTTCTGCTGTTCTGGATAACGGGTGCGGCGTCGAGCACAGTTTGGATCCCGTCTGCTGTCAGCCACGTCGACCCAATCGTGAGGCGAACGACATGGGTCTCTGGAGCAACTGTGATCGGAACGAAGCTGCATTGCACCTGACGGTCTGATGTCACATACCCCAAGTCGCAGGACTGGGCTGCAGTCGATGACAACGGCACCGACATCCCATCAACAAGGAGTTTCTCGATCTGATAGCCGGCATTCGGTTGAATCTCGATGCGCAGGGCATTCCCGTCCTTCACGATCTGTGACCCCGTGGGAGTGACTCTTCCGTTTGTCCCACCACTGATCACGACGTTCCATGTCTTCTCTTCAGAAAGCCGCTCAAACACTGCGATAACCGTCTTGGTGCTGATCATGGGAAGCCACACGGCAGAGGTGTTTCCACTC
This window of the Coprothermobacter sp. genome carries:
- a CDS encoding copper amine oxidase, encoding MSVPLSSTAAQSCDLGYVTSDRQVQCSFVPITVAPETHVVRLTIGSTWLTADGIQTVLDAAPVIQNSRTLIPIRAIVEAFGGTIEWYAELRVVITYLHGHGVNLQIGNWQGYVDGVQKAIDSSDSKVVPIIISGRTFLPLRFVAESLGLQVEWDQASRTVTVQG